From the Sulfuriferula nivalis genome, the window ATAGAAATACGTTATAAAATTGCAGATGGTTACTATTTATACCGCAACAAGTTTAAATTTAACTTAAAGGGTGCAGATGCAGGCACTCCAATTTATCCTGCAGGCATAATCAAAAAAGATCCTAACTTTGGCTCAGTCGAAATTTACCATGACGAAGTACGCATTAAACTGCCATTTACCCGAGGCTCGGAAAACACGATTAAACTGACTAGCACCGCCCAAGGCTGTGCTGAAGCAGGTGTATGTTATACCCCCATCGATAGCACAAAGTCATTTAATCTACCTGTCAGCACTAAACCCATCGCAAATCTTGCCACCCCAGCTCCAATAACTCAAGCTGGTACACTCAGTGCAAATGACTTTCTGTCACCAGAGCAGGCCTTTAGTGTAACGATGACACTAGTTAGTCCAACAACAATTACTGCTCATTTTAAAATTGCACCACAGTATTACCTATATCAAAACAAAATCCATTTTGCGATTAAAAGTCCAACAGACGTCAACATTAGTAAGACTGATTTTCCTGTCGCAGATATTAAACAAGACCCAAATTTCGGGCAGATGAAGGTTTACCACCGAGATTTTACGGTTGAGCTAACACTAAGTCGTGCGCTTAACGGCACTGAATCACTACAAATAAATAGTGATTATCAAGGCTGCAGTGAAAAAGGTATTTGCTACCCACCGCAGAAACATAGCGACACACTCGGAACACAACTTACCACCAACACAGCTTCAAATGCAGATACAGGTGATAATAGCCAAATCACTCAAGCCTTACATAGCGGACGCTTCTGGGTAGTAATGGTCACTTTCTTTGGTGCAGGACTATTATTGGCGTTCACGCCTTGCGTATTCCCGATGATCCCAATTTTATCAGGCATCATTGCAGGGCAAAAACAAGTTACACGCTTATCTGGTTTCTTACTATCTCTCGCCTATGTTTTAGGCATGGCAATTACTTATGCGGCGGCCGGTGTTGCAGCTGCATTATCAGGAACTTTGCTTTCCAACGCATTGCAGAATCCAATTGCATTGTTTATAGGCGCAGCAGTATTCGTCGGGCTAGCCTTCTCCATGTTTGGCTTCTTCGAATTACAACTTCCTAGTGCGGTTCAAAGTAAATTCTCTGATGCCAGCAATAAGGTAAAAGGGGGTAATTTTGTTGGTGTGTTTATTATGGGTGCACTATCTGCCCTTATCGTCGGTCCTTGTGTCGCCCCACCACTCGCGGCTGCATTGGCTTATATAGCCCAGACTGGTAATACTACATTGGGCGGCTGGGCGCTGTTCTCGCTAGCAATTGGTATGGGCGTTCCCTTACTGCTGATAGGCTTATCAGCAGGCACACTATTACCACGCGCTGGCGGCTGGATGAATGCTGTAAAATACTTCTTTGGCGTACTGATGCTTGCCATCGCGATTTGGCTGGTTTCGCCATTAATGCCAATTTGGGTACAAATGCTACTATGGGCCGGATTGCTCATTATTGCAGCAACCTATTTGCATGTATTAGACCCATTACCTGCTAATGCATCAGGTTGGATGCGTTTATGGAAAGGCTTTGGCGCTGTGTTAATGCTCGGAGGTATTGCCCTGATTGTTGGCATGTTAGCAGGAGGACGTGAGTTATTACAGCCATTATCGGTTTTCAGACCTGGCACTGCCGTAGCAGCAGAATCAAACAATAACGCTATTAAATTTGATCGTATTAAGAATAATGCTGATCTTGACGCTAAAATTAAACAATCTGCAGGTAAGGTAGTCATGCTCGATTTTTATGCAGACTGGTGTGTGTCGTGTAAGGAAATGGAACACAACACATTCAGTGATCCACGTATTATATCGAAATTAAAGGATATCGTTTTGTTGCAAGCTGACATTACAGCCAATAGTGCTGATGATGATGCCTTGCGTAAACGCTTTGCAGTATTTGGCCCGCCAGCGATAATTTTATTTGATGCACAGGGTAAAGAATTGCGTGAACATATTATCGGTTACCAGACACCTGAACAATTTAGCCTAACTTTGGACAAGCACCTTAACCCATAATGAAAAAATCTCTACTTATAGTTGCACTCATCGGTATTGCTGCTGGTGGATATTATTTTTACCAGCAAAATAACGCTGTGGGTAATAACCAACCGCAAATAATTAGCAAACCCAATTCTGATGCGATTTTTAAAGCACGTATTGCTGATTTAGCTGGCGTACGCCAGCCTCTTGCACAATGGCGTGGCAAAATATTGGTGGTGAACTTCTGGGCGACATGGTGCCCTCCATGCCGTCAAGAAGTACCTGAATTTATCGCCTTACAAAAACAATATGGTGATCAAGGATTACAGTTTGTGGGTATTGCGCTAGATGAAAAAGCCAAGATACAAAACTTCATGGATGAAGTAGGCATAAATTATCCAGTGTTAGTTGGTGATTTAGAAGCAGTTGCACTTGCTCAAACGAGTGGAAATCGCCTGGGTGGTTTACCTTATACGGTAGTTATTGATCAGAAGGGCAATATTGTTGCTACAGAAATGGGGGCGCTGAGCAAAGAAAAGTTAATCACCATTCTCACTCCATTGCTTTCAAAGAAGTCCGTTTAAATAGTCCTATTTTCATGAAACGTCTGGACAATAAGGCTTAATTTCGTCAAACTTGCGCCTATGAATGAGCTAACGACAAATCTGAGCAAACATATACTTGTATTGCACGGCCCTAATTTGAATATGCTGGGCGTACGTGAACCTAAGCACTATGGTTCAGATACGCTAGCTGACATCAATGCCCAGCTATACCAGCGTGCTAAGTCTGCTTATATATCATTATCTGATTTCCAAACTAACAGTGAAGCTGCGCTGATTGACCGTATACACGAAGCCCACGGCAATATTGATTTTATTATCATTAATCCTGCAGCTTTTACCCATACCAGCGTTGCATTGCGTGACGCGTTATCAGCAGTTGCCATACCTTATATAGAAATCCATTTATCCAACGTATTCGCCCGCGAACCATTCCGCCATCATTCCTATTTGAGTGATTTGGCGGTTGGCGTAATAAGTGGCCTAGGCTCGCAAGGTTACTTGCTTGCACTCGAATATGCTATCAACCAACTTACCATCAAGGCTTAAATCATGGATCTGAGAAAACTTAAAAAACTCATCGACCTCGTACAGGAATCTGGCATTGCCGAATTAGAAATTACCGAAGGTGAAGAGAAAG encodes:
- the dsbD gene encoding protein-disulfide reductase DsbD, with product MRIFFILLFLFMQTISAHADELLEPEQAFNFSAQLVGNSQIEIRYKIADGYYLYRNKFKFNLKGADAGTPIYPAGIIKKDPNFGSVEIYHDEVRIKLPFTRGSENTIKLTSTAQGCAEAGVCYTPIDSTKSFNLPVSTKPIANLATPAPITQAGTLSANDFLSPEQAFSVTMTLVSPTTITAHFKIAPQYYLYQNKIHFAIKSPTDVNISKTDFPVADIKQDPNFGQMKVYHRDFTVELTLSRALNGTESLQINSDYQGCSEKGICYPPQKHSDTLGTQLTTNTASNADTGDNSQITQALHSGRFWVVMVTFFGAGLLLAFTPCVFPMIPILSGIIAGQKQVTRLSGFLLSLAYVLGMAITYAAAGVAAALSGTLLSNALQNPIALFIGAAVFVGLAFSMFGFFELQLPSAVQSKFSDASNKVKGGNFVGVFIMGALSALIVGPCVAPPLAAALAYIAQTGNTTLGGWALFSLAIGMGVPLLLIGLSAGTLLPRAGGWMNAVKYFFGVLMLAIAIWLVSPLMPIWVQMLLWAGLLIIAATYLHVLDPLPANASGWMRLWKGFGAVLMLGGIALIVGMLAGGRELLQPLSVFRPGTAVAAESNNNAIKFDRIKNNADLDAKIKQSAGKVVMLDFYADWCVSCKEMEHNTFSDPRIISKLKDIVLLQADITANSADDDALRKRFAVFGPPAIILFDAQGKELREHIIGYQTPEQFSLTLDKHLNP
- a CDS encoding TlpA family protein disulfide reductase; the encoded protein is MKKSLLIVALIGIAAGGYYFYQQNNAVGNNQPQIISKPNSDAIFKARIADLAGVRQPLAQWRGKILVVNFWATWCPPCRQEVPEFIALQKQYGDQGLQFVGIALDEKAKIQNFMDEVGINYPVLVGDLEAVALAQTSGNRLGGLPYTVVIDQKGNIVATEMGALSKEKLITILTPLLSKKSV
- the aroQ gene encoding type II 3-dehydroquinate dehydratase; this encodes MNELTTNLSKHILVLHGPNLNMLGVREPKHYGSDTLADINAQLYQRAKSAYISLSDFQTNSEAALIDRIHEAHGNIDFIIINPAAFTHTSVALRDALSAVAIPYIEIHLSNVFAREPFRHHSYLSDLAVGVISGLGSQGYLLALEYAINQLTIKA